A genomic window from Mesosutterella faecium includes:
- a CDS encoding C40 family peptidase, translating to MSSRIPFVLPAFRRALIRAALLFAAGTAACCPAAFADPAEPDPLASVFSDGADSLAGLPQDSPLELGPSGTERHRFGLRLADSARSQIGTPYRVGRSKPGEGFDCSGLVWWVYRQYGIELPRVSTLQAKVGDEVDLSQAHPGDIVVFKTGRGPNGFHSGIITSPGHFIHAPRSGKLVQETEIKGYWSNRLYTVRHVRGLKLRENLLNADEISRTLESMSEEEKATYGIASSDGFDQADPLYSVVQDSEAAPLRLNAMEPEQTGRRRVTLGSARALPAASGKKTKSHETASARRAHGKAKAKAAAAAKASPRVKTASARSRSAKSARSSARKPAAKQTAGRSGSKKHRAA from the coding sequence ATGTCATCCCGAATCCCTTTCGTTCTCCCGGCTTTCCGCCGGGCGCTGATCCGCGCCGCGCTGCTTTTCGCGGCGGGAACCGCCGCCTGCTGCCCTGCGGCTTTTGCCGATCCCGCAGAGCCGGACCCTCTTGCCTCCGTTTTCTCTGACGGAGCGGACAGCCTGGCCGGCCTCCCCCAGGACTCCCCTCTGGAACTCGGCCCCTCCGGAACGGAACGCCATCGCTTCGGGCTGCGGCTCGCCGACTCCGCCCGCTCCCAGATCGGCACGCCCTACCGCGTCGGCCGCAGCAAACCCGGCGAAGGATTCGACTGCTCGGGCCTGGTCTGGTGGGTGTACCGCCAGTACGGCATCGAGCTGCCCCGGGTCTCCACGCTGCAGGCGAAGGTGGGCGACGAAGTGGATCTCTCGCAGGCCCATCCCGGAGACATCGTGGTCTTTAAAACCGGCCGGGGCCCGAACGGATTCCACAGCGGCATCATCACCTCTCCGGGCCACTTCATCCATGCGCCGCGCAGCGGCAAGCTCGTCCAGGAGACCGAAATCAAGGGCTACTGGAGCAACCGCCTCTACACCGTCCGCCATGTGCGCGGCCTGAAGCTGCGCGAAAACCTCCTCAACGCCGACGAGATCAGCCGGACGCTCGAGTCGATGAGCGAAGAGGAGAAGGCGACCTACGGCATAGCCTCTTCGGACGGCTTTGATCAGGCCGACCCGCTTTATTCCGTGGTTCAGGACAGCGAAGCCGCGCCTCTGAGGCTGAACGCCATGGAGCCCGAGCAGACGGGCCGCAGGAGAGTGACGCTCGGCAGCGCCCGGGCGCTGCCTGCCGCCTCCGGCAAAAAGACGAAGAGCCATGAAACGGCTTCCGCCCGCAGGGCTCACGGCAAGGCAAAGGCGAAAGCGGCCGCCGCTGCAAAGGCTTCCCCGCGGGTGAAGACCGCCTCGGCGCGGAGCCGCTCGGCCAAGAGCGCCCGCTCCTCCGCCCGAAAGCCCGCGGCGAAGCAGACTGCGGGACGCTCCGGCAGCAAAAAGCACAGAGCCGCCTGA